A single genomic interval of Chloracidobacterium validum harbors:
- a CDS encoding DUF1800 domain-containing protein produces MPRMFRGLNFVLAGTLCLLPLMSLAATPRVPATAPKTPAALTEEQRVLHVLNRLGYGPRPGDVERVRRMGLRQYVAQQLQPATIDDSALHVRLKRLSMLDLPTADMVRIEAQAREMRQALIRRNQGSAPERPGEALSTLSPDERRQMMERYREAFGDGKRAPYRMVSDLQEAKLLRAVYSERQLQEVMTDFWFNHFNVFAGKNLVRVFINEYEREAIRPHALGRFEDLLRATAQSPAMLFYLDNWQSVTPDVKLPGRGQRPPDAGRPGSGQMGQAPRGQGRIGGRLGQGGIFNRGGQRPFPPPPTAGPQPERPGVTPGAAQRRQPGINENYARELLELHTLGVDGGYTQKDVQEVARCFTGWSIHQPFGGQRRNRFGGLDAPDLPPGSFIYRDWAHDQGEKIVLGTKIPAGGGKRDGELVLTLLARHPSTAKFIATKLCRRFVADEPPASLVAAVAATFERTQGDIRACLQTLFDDPAFFAPETYRAKVKTPLEFVASTLRATNADITDAQALIGALARLGMPLYGCQPPTGYKDVAEAWVNTGALLNRLNFALALSSGNLPGIKVSTATPNAGSEAVVDTLLNRYVGGDVSDTTRQALLDVVADPHRLKVAKPTPAETDLGLAEDADDDDAPAEPRRGRMASGGKAFGPGTTPAIRRYDRAIETLSQAGMPLPLTAQLTGLVLGSPEFQRR; encoded by the coding sequence ATGCCCCGTATGTTCCGTGGATTGAACTTTGTTTTGGCTGGCACCCTGTGCTTGCTGCCGCTCATGTCACTGGCGGCTACGCCGCGCGTACCGGCCACCGCGCCTAAAACACCGGCGGCCCTGACCGAAGAGCAGCGCGTCCTGCACGTCCTCAACCGTTTGGGCTATGGCCCACGCCCCGGCGACGTTGAGCGGGTCCGCCGCATGGGACTGCGCCAGTACGTTGCCCAGCAGCTTCAGCCCGCAACCATTGATGACAGCGCCCTTCACGTCCGATTGAAGCGCCTCTCGATGCTCGACCTGCCAACGGCCGATATGGTGCGAATTGAAGCGCAAGCCCGTGAAATGCGGCAGGCGTTGATACGCCGCAATCAAGGCAGCGCCCCGGAGCGTCCTGGGGAAGCTCTGTCCACGCTATCGCCGGACGAGCGCCGACAGATGATGGAACGGTACCGTGAAGCCTTCGGCGACGGCAAGCGCGCGCCATATCGCATGGTCAGCGACCTTCAGGAAGCCAAGCTGCTGCGCGCCGTCTATAGCGAACGCCAGTTGCAGGAAGTCATGACTGACTTTTGGTTCAACCATTTCAATGTCTTTGCCGGAAAAAATCTCGTGCGCGTGTTCATCAATGAATACGAGCGGGAAGCCATCCGCCCGCATGCGCTGGGGCGGTTTGAAGACCTGTTGCGAGCGACGGCGCAGAGTCCGGCCATGCTGTTCTATCTCGACAACTGGCAATCCGTGACGCCGGATGTGAAGTTGCCTGGTCGGGGACAACGCCCACCAGATGCCGGACGCCCAGGGTCAGGGCAGATGGGACAAGCACCTCGCGGACAAGGCAGGATTGGCGGACGTTTGGGACAGGGCGGTATTTTCAACCGTGGTGGCCAGCGCCCATTCCCTCCGCCACCGACCGCAGGGCCGCAACCGGAACGGCCGGGTGTTACGCCTGGAGCGGCGCAGCGGCGGCAACCAGGCATCAACGAAAACTACGCCCGCGAACTCCTGGAGCTTCACACGCTCGGCGTGGACGGTGGCTATACGCAGAAGGATGTGCAGGAAGTCGCCCGGTGCTTTACCGGCTGGAGCATCCACCAGCCATTCGGTGGACAGCGGCGCAACCGTTTTGGAGGACTTGACGCCCCAGACCTGCCGCCCGGCTCGTTCATCTACCGTGACTGGGCGCATGACCAGGGCGAGAAGATCGTCCTGGGCACGAAGATTCCAGCCGGCGGTGGCAAACGGGATGGCGAACTGGTGCTCACGCTGCTGGCGCGACATCCATCCACGGCCAAGTTCATTGCAACCAAACTGTGCCGCCGGTTTGTCGCCGACGAGCCTCCGGCGTCGCTGGTCGCGGCGGTGGCGGCAACCTTTGAGCGCACACAAGGGGACATTCGCGCCTGTCTGCAAACGCTGTTTGATGATCCAGCGTTCTTTGCGCCGGAAACCTATCGCGCCAAGGTCAAAACGCCGCTTGAATTTGTGGCTAGTACGCTCCGCGCAACCAACGCGGACATCACCGATGCGCAGGCGCTGATCGGGGCACTGGCGCGGCTTGGCATGCCACTCTATGGTTGCCAACCGCCGACCGGCTACAAGGATGTGGCCGAAGCGTGGGTCAACACCGGTGCGCTGCTCAATCGGCTCAACTTTGCCCTCGCGCTTTCCAGTGGAAACCTGCCTGGGATCAAAGTCTCGACGGCAACGCCGAACGCCGGCAGTGAGGCTGTTGTTGATACGCTGCTCAACCGTTATGTCGGAGGTGACGTGTCTGACACAACGCGCCAGGCGCTCCTGGATGTTGTCGCCGACCCGCACCGTCTCAAGGTAGCCAAGCCAACTCCCGCTGAGACCGACTTGGGCCTGGCGGAGGACGCCGATGACGACGATGCGCCCGCAGAACCGCGTCGGGGACGAATGGCATCCGGCGGAAAAGCTTTTGGGCCGGGCACAACGCCTGCTATCCGGCGCTACGACCGGGCAATTGAAACGTTGTCCCAAGCCGGCATGCCGCTCCCGCTGACCGCCCAACTCACCGGACTTGTCCTGGGTTCACCAGAGTTCCAGCGCCGCTAG